CAGATGGGTGATACTCGACGGGTGGCAGACGGCGAAGAAGGTAGGACCCCTCGGCCCCTCCGGCCGGCGACGCCGCGCGCCGAGGCCGTTACCGACGGGCCGGCGACCAGGCTGCCGCGGCCCCGCCGCCCCTGGCTGAGATCCGCCAAGACCGACGACCAGCCCACCGCCAAGACCGACGCGCCGCCCACCGCAGCGACCGGCGAGAAATCCGCCGCCGAGGCCGGCGAAAAGCCCGCCACCACGACCGTCGAGAAACCCGCCGCCGAGGCCGGCGACAAGCCCGCCGTCGAGGCCGGTAAGCAACCCGCCACCGAGGCCGGTAAGCAACCCGCCACCGAGGCCGGCGACAAGCCCGCCGTCGAGGCCGGTAAGCAACCCGCCGTCGAGGCCGGTGAGAAGCGCGCCGTCGAGCCCGGCGATAAGCCGGGCACCGCAGTTGGCGAGGCGGACGAGAAAGCCGGCGCGGAAGGTGGCGAGCAGTCCGCCGTCCAGGCTGAGGTCCCGGCCGTCGCTGCCGACGGCGAGCGGGGCGAGTCCACGCCGGACGCCGGTCGACCGGGAGCCCGGCGTCGCCGGGTGCGCTTCGCACACGCCGTGCACCTGCCCGGACCGCGCGCCGCGGCTCGGGCGACGCGCGCCTGGTCCCGGCGGCCCGCCGGCCGACTGACCCTGCCGGGGTGTTCCTGCTCGCGCTGGTGGCGCTGACCGCGACCGCTGGTGCGCTGCTGGTGCCGGCCACCCTGGCGCGTCCCGGTCGGACGCGGCCGACGCCACCGTCAGCGAGTCCGGGACACCCGGCGACCTGCCGCCCTCCGTCGAGGTGCCGCCGCCCGGTGCCGTGCCGCCCGCGCCCGGAGACCTGCCGGGCACGACCGGATCACTGCCGCCGGGCACGACACCGTCCCTGGGCGCGATTGCTCCGGCCGCGCCGGGCGGGCGGCCCTCCGATGCGCTGGCCGGCTGGGCTCAGCAGGTCGGCGCCAAGGTCGGTATCGACCCGATCGCCATGCAGGCGTACGGCTACGCCGAGCTGGTACTCGCGCAAACCCAGCGGAGCTGCGGCCTGAGCTGGACCACCCTGGCGGCGATCGGCTTCGTGGAGTCGGGCCACGGGCAGGCCAACAACGCCCGGCTGGGCCCGGACGGTCGGGCGACTCCAGAAATCATCGGCCTGCCGCTTGACGGGCAGGGCGGCCGGATGCGGATCGCCGACACCGATCGAGGTGAGCTGGACCGGGACACCACCTACGACCGGGCGATCGGGCCGATGCAGTTCATCCCGACCACCTGGCAGGAGATCGGCGCCGACGCGGACAACGACGGTCGCAAGGACCCGCACAACATCCACGACGCCGCCCTCGCCGCCGGCATGTACCTCTGCAAGGGCGGTCGAAACCTCACCATTCCGGGTGACTGGTGGAACGCCATCCTGTCGTACAACGATGTCCGCAGGTACGCCCAGGACGTCTTCAACACCGCCAATCGGTACGGACAGGCCAGTCGCACCTGAAGTGATCGTCCGCATACATTGGAGAACTGGACACTTCCCCCAGGCTGCCGTTAACGGCAAGCTAGACGGGTGATGGTGCGCGAGTGGGACCCCAGGACCGCGTCGTCCGCCGAGATCGCGTCGCTGCTGGACACGCTGAACGCGGTTCTGGCGGCCGATCTCCCCGAGGACCCGTCGTGGCGGGAGAGTTGCTTGCGGGAGTACCTCGCCGAGGTGATGCCGGGCGAGCGGCGCATCTCGTGGGTGGCCCAGGCCGAGCCCGACCCCGACGGCACGCCCGGCGCCATCCTGGGTCATGTGCATGTGCTGCTGCTGGGCAACATCGGCGTGCTGGAAGTGCTCGTACACCCCTCCTTGCGGCGTCGTGGGCTCGGCCGGGATCTCGTCCTGCGCGCCGCCCGCCGGGTCTACCAGGAGGGCTTCGAGTCGATCGGGGTGGAGGTCGTGGGTGACACCCCGGCCGTCGGCTTCTACGAGTCACTCGGCTTCTGCCGGGAGTACGTCGAGACCCGCAGCGTGCTCGACCTGGCGACCGTCGACTGGGCCGAGTTGGCCGAGATGTCCACCGGCGTCGGCGCGGGCTACCACGTCCAGTTCCATCCCGGTGGTCCGCCGGACGAGCTGATCGAGGCGTACGCGCGGGCCAAGGCCGAGCTCCGGGACATCGAGGACGGCGAGCTGCGGCCCAGTTCGTACGACCCGCAGCGGCTCCGCGACAGCCTGGACTGCCTGCACCGGCGGGGCATGAAGCCGTACATCGTGCTCGCCCTGCACGAGCAGTCCGGCGAGGTGGCCGGTCTGACCGAGGTGGTGGTGCCGGCCCAGCATCCGACCCGTGCCGATCAGTACGACACCATCGTGGTGCAGGATCACCGCGGCTACGGGATCGACCGCGCGATCAAGGCCCGGATGCTGCTGGAGCTGCGCTCGGCCGAGCCGCAGCTGATCGAGGTGCAGACGTGGAACGCCCAGGCCAACGAGGCGATGCTCAAGGTGAACGCCGAGTTGGGTTACCGCCCCGACCGGGACTGGTGCGAATACAGCGTCGATGTCGCCGAGCTGGTCCACCGCCTCGACAGCTCCCGCTGAGCACGGTCTGGGCCGAAAACCGTTGCGTCCGTTGAAGCAGAGCAAAGGGGCCGCTCAGGGGTGGGCCGAGTGCCGGACCAGGCCGCAGCGACTCGGGCATGGCGCGACGACAGCCCGGCACCGGTGACGGAGTGGTTCAGTAGCGCTGGCGGAGCAGTTGGGCGGCCTCGACGGCCCAGTAGGTGAGGATGACCTGGGCGCCTGCCCGGCGGATCGAGGTGAGCGTCTCCAGCATCACCTGCTCACGGTCGATCCAGCCGTTCGCGGCAGCCGCCTCGACCATCGCGTACTCGCCGGAGACCTGGTAGGCGGCGACCGGGACGTGCACGGCGGCCCGGACCGCCGAGAGAACGTCGAGGTAGGGCAGAGCCGGCTTGACCATCACCAGGTCCGCGCCTTCGGCCACGTCCAGTGCGACCTCGCGCAGGGACTCGCGCAGGTTCGCCGGATCCTGCTGGTAGGTGCGGCGGTCGCCGTCCAGCGCCGATTCCACCGCCTCCCGGAACGGGCCGTAGAACGCCGAGGCGTACTTGACGGCGTACGCAAGCACCGCGACATCCGGGTGGCCGGCCGCGTCGAGCGCCCGGCGTACCACGCCGACCTGGCCGTCCATCATCCCGGACGTCCCGACGACCGTCACCCCGGCGGTGGCCTGGGCAACCGCCATCTCGGCGTACGCGGTGAGGGTGGCGTCGTTGTCCACCGAACCGTCAGGGGCGAGCAGACCGCAGTGCCCGTGCGAGGTGAACTCGTCCAGGCAGAGGTCACTCATCACCACGGTGGCGTCGCCCACCTCGGCGACCACGTCCCGGATCGCGACGTTGAGGATGCCGTTCGGGTCGATGCCGCCCGAGCCACGCTCGTCCCGCGTCGTCGGCACCCCGAACAGCATGATCCCGCCGACGCCGGCCTGCGCCGCCTCCGCCGCGGCCTTGCGCAGCGAGTCGCGGGAGTGCTGAAGCACCCCGGGCAGCGAGCCGATGGCGCGTGGCTCGGTCAGCCCCTCCTTGACGAACAGCGGCACGACCAGTTCGGCCGGGTCGAGACGGGTCTCGGACACCAGCCGCCGCAGCGCCGCGGTGCGGCGCAGCCGGCGGGGCCGGATCTCCGGGTACGACATGCGGGTCTCCCTGACGGCTAGCGGAACCTCAACGCGGTCGGGCCCTGCACCTTCGAACCGCGACGCTGCTTCGCCGGCATCGCGGCGAGCTTCTCCCGCAGCTCGACGGCGTAGCCGGCGAGCGCCTCCACCAGGTCCGGCACGGAGGCGGTCGGCGGCTGGACGTCGACCCGCAGGCCGAACTCCGTGGCGGTCTCCGCCGTCTTGGGCCCGATGACGGCAACCACGGTACGCGCATGCGGTTTCCCGGCGATGCCGACCAGGTTCCGGACGGTCGAGGACGAGGTGAAGAGCACCGCGTCGAACCCGCCCGACTTGATCGCGTCCCGGATCTCGGCGGGCGGCGGCGCCGCCCGGACCGTCCGGTACGCGGTCACGTCGTCGACCTCCCAGCCACGCTCGGTGAGCCCGGCGGCGAGGGTCTCGGTGGCGATGTCGGCGCGCGGCAGCAGCACCCGGCCGACCGGGTCGAGTACCTCGTCGTGCGGCGAGAACTCGGCCAGCAGGCCCTCGGAGGACTGCTCCCCGCTGGGGATCAGCTCCGGCTGGATGCCGAAGGCACGGACCGCCTCCGCGGTCGCCTCGCCGATACAAGCGATCTTCACGCCGCCGAAGTGCCGGGCGTCCAGACCGTGCTCGGCGAACTTCTCCCAGACCGCCCGGACCGCGTTCACCGAGGTGAAGATCACCCAGGCGTACCGCCCGTCGACCAGGCCCTTGACCGCCCGCTCCATCTGGGCCGGCGTACGCGGCGGCTCCACCGCGATGGTCGGCACCTCGCACGGGATCGCGCCGTACGCGCGCAGCCGGGCGCTCATCACGCCGGCCTGCTCCTTGGTCCGTGGCACGAGCACCTTCCAGCCGTACAGCGGCCGGTTCTCCCACCAGCTGAGCTTGTCCCGCTGGCCCACTCCCTCACCGACGGTCAGCACGACCCGGCCGGTGAAACCGAGTGCCGCCGCGACGAAGGAGTCCACGGTCGACGTGGTGGTGTACTGCGTCTCGCCGGTGCCGTCGCCGGTCACTCCGACGGCGGTGCCGCCGTCCAGCCCGGCGGCGAGCAGCCCGTCACGGATCGCGGCGAGATCACCGGCGTCCACCGCGAGCGCCAACGAACCGCGCTGCACGGCTGCGGCCAGCGCCTCGAAGTCCAGGGTGCTGACGTCCTCGACGTCGGCGGCGGTACGCACCCCCGGCAGGGGTACGCCCGCGTAGGTGGCCACGCCCTCGGCCTGACCGACGCCGGGCACCACCTCGAAGTGCGCGGCGGTACGCGCCACCGCCTGCACCTCCTTGACCACCGAGTCGTGGCCGAAGGGGTCACCGGCCACCAGGTGCACCGCGTTCTGCCCGGAGCGGGCGGCTGAGATCAACACCTTCGCCACGTCGCCCGGCACGCCTTCGGCCGGGGTGAACTGGGTGTCGGTCTTGGCCTGGGCCCGGACGACGTCGAGCAACGACTCGGGTACTCCCCGGTCGTACACCACCTGGTCGGCGTCGACCAGGGCGTCGTGCGCCCGGCGGGTCAGCAGGCCCGGGTCGCCGGGTCCAGCCCCGACGAACGCGATGCGGCCTACGGGCTTACGGGTGCGGGTCATTCTGTGCTCCCAAATTGCTGGGTCCCCGGGCCGTCGTGTCCTTGCGGGCCGAGGATCGAGTCGGCGCCGAGTTCGAGGAGTTCGGCGGCGAGTGCCTTGCCGATCTCCGCCGCGTCGGCGAGCGTTCCGGTGCGGGACAGCCGGATCTCATTGGTGCCATCCGGGCTGATCACCGCCCCGCGCAGGTAGATCTCCTGGACAACATCGCCCTCGTCGCCGGAGCCGGTTGGCTCGCCTTCGGCGACGACGGCGTAGGCGGCGACCGGAGCGGAGCATCCGGCCTCCAGGGTGGCCAGCATCGCCCGCTCCGCGGTGACCGCAGCGCGCGACGGTGCGTGGTCGAGCATGGCGAGCAACTCGACGAGTGCCGGATCGTCGATCCGGCACTCGACCGCCAGCGCACCCTGGGCGGGCGCCGGCAGCATCAACATCGGGTCGAGCGTCTCGGTGATCACGTCGGTCCGGTCGAGGCGGGCCAGCCCCGCCCGGGCCAGGACGATGGCGTCCAGGTCGGCCTCTGGACCGAGCACCCGGGCCAGCCGGGTGTCGACGTTGCCCCGGATCGGCGTGACCGACAGTTGCCGGCCCAGCGCGTGCAGCTGGGCGATGCGGCGTAGTGCGCCGGTGCCGATCTTCGCTCCGCCACCGAGTTCGGCAAGCGTCCGACCGTCCCGGGCGACGAGCGCGTCACGCGGATCCTGCCGGGGTGGCACCGCGGCGATGTGCAGCCCGGCCGGCGGCGCGGTGGGCAGGTCCTTGTACGAGTGGACGGCGAAGTCGATCGCA
This DNA window, taken from Micromonospora sp. FIMYZ51, encodes the following:
- a CDS encoding uroporphyrinogen-III synthase → MTRTRKPVGRIAFVGAGPGDPGLLTRRAHDALVDADQVVYDRGVPESLLDVVRAQAKTDTQFTPAEGVPGDVAKVLISAARSGQNAVHLVAGDPFGHDSVVKEVQAVARTAAHFEVVPGVGQAEGVATYAGVPLPGVRTAADVEDVSTLDFEALAAAVQRGSLALAVDAGDLAAIRDGLLAAGLDGGTAVGVTGDGTGETQYTTTSTVDSFVAAALGFTGRVVLTVGEGVGQRDKLSWWENRPLYGWKVLVPRTKEQAGVMSARLRAYGAIPCEVPTIAVEPPRTPAQMERAVKGLVDGRYAWVIFTSVNAVRAVWEKFAEHGLDARHFGGVKIACIGEATAEAVRAFGIQPELIPSGEQSSEGLLAEFSPHDEVLDPVGRVLLPRADIATETLAAGLTERGWEVDDVTAYRTVRAAPPPAEIRDAIKSGGFDAVLFTSSSTVRNLVGIAGKPHARTVVAVIGPKTAETATEFGLRVDVQPPTASVPDLVEALAGYAVELREKLAAMPAKQRRGSKVQGPTALRFR
- the hemC gene encoding hydroxymethylbilane synthase, whose protein sequence is MSAPLRLGTRGSKLAMAQSGHVAEALTAQTGRPVELVEVVTAGDQSTAPVHRLGVGVFVSALRDALVAGAIDFAVHSYKDLPTAPPAGLHIAAVPPRQDPRDALVARDGRTLAELGGGAKIGTGALRRIAQLHALGRQLSVTPIRGNVDTRLARVLGPEADLDAIVLARAGLARLDRTDVITETLDPMLMLPAPAQGALAVECRIDDPALVELLAMLDHAPSRAAVTAERAMLATLEAGCSAPVAAYAVVAEGEPTGSGDEGDVVQEIYLRGAVISPDGTNEIRLSRTGTLADAAEIGKALAAELLELGADSILGPQGHDGPGTQQFGSTE
- a CDS encoding GNAT family N-acetyltransferase, with product MVREWDPRTASSAEIASLLDTLNAVLAADLPEDPSWRESCLREYLAEVMPGERRISWVAQAEPDPDGTPGAILGHVHVLLLGNIGVLEVLVHPSLRRRGLGRDLVLRAARRVYQEGFESIGVEVVGDTPAVGFYESLGFCREYVETRSVLDLATVDWAELAEMSTGVGAGYHVQFHPGGPPDELIEAYARAKAELRDIEDGELRPSSYDPQRLRDSLDCLHRRGMKPYIVLALHEQSGEVAGLTEVVVPAQHPTRADQYDTIVVQDHRGYGIDRAIKARMLLELRSAEPQLIEVQTWNAQANEAMLKVNAELGYRPDRDWCEYSVDVAELVHRLDSSR
- the hemB gene encoding porphobilinogen synthase, whose translation is MSYPEIRPRRLRRTAALRRLVSETRLDPAELVVPLFVKEGLTEPRAIGSLPGVLQHSRDSLRKAAAEAAQAGVGGIMLFGVPTTRDERGSGGIDPNGILNVAIRDVVAEVGDATVVMSDLCLDEFTSHGHCGLLAPDGSVDNDATLTAYAEMAVAQATAGVTVVGTSGMMDGQVGVVRRALDAAGHPDVAVLAYAVKYASAFYGPFREAVESALDGDRRTYQQDPANLRESLREVALDVAEGADLVMVKPALPYLDVLSAVRAAVHVPVAAYQVSGEYAMVEAAAANGWIDREQVMLETLTSIRRAGAQVILTYWAVEAAQLLRQRY